The sequence below is a genomic window from Uranotaenia lowii strain MFRU-FL chromosome 2, ASM2978415v1, whole genome shotgun sequence.
NNNNNNNNNNNNNNNNNNNNNNNNNNNNNNNNNNNNNNNNNNNNNNNNNNNNNNNNNNNNNNNNNNNNNNNNNNNNNNNNNNNNNNNNNNNNNNNNNNNNNNNNNNNNNNNNNNNNNNNNNNNNNNNNNNNNNNNNNNNNNNNNNNNNNNNNNNNNNNNNNNNNNNNNNNNNNNNNNNNNNNNNNNNNNNNNNNNNNNNNNNNNNNNNNNNNNNNNNNNNNNNNNNNNNNNNNNNNNNNNNNNNNNNNTTATTGGCGCctcattagcagtgatgaataccaccgtaaaaaaagttagccaattttggaagtccaataacttttttgtcttaactcttatcgatatgcagtcttcggatgaaatgtttttcataatttaggctttaagaaaacccgtttttgaaagaaatcggccgacgggaaccaaagttattgatgaaaaacaggtttttcatgtttctcccgaacaaaatgcctcaaaatcccatacaaacttgaggctcattgagcgaccccttcccgtgatccgatctggcccaaatttggcatgagatcttgtactaggcctaggatcaattttagcctgcagcgcataactttttcaaaagtcgggtcatttggggcactctactgtACATGAATCTGCTCACGAATGCGTGACCATAAAGGAACAGGTGTTGAAGTTGAACGTgtctttttttataagaatataGCTTCTGTATTGTAACAGACGATTGAACATATGAATTTTACGACAATGGCGTAGGAGGTAGGACGAGCACTAGAGCGGCCCAAATCAgccgacttttgaaaaacataCGCGCTGCAGgccaaaattacaataaaactgATTCTAGGTCTAActttaatgtaaaatttgagccagatcgtACAACGCAAAGAGGTCACGTAACAAGACATTTTTTTCCGGAAGAACATGGAAAACCATTTTCCACAAATAGCTTCGTTTTACACCAACTACTTTCTTTTGAATATTGTATTTCTGGAAGCTTAAATTATTAACAATTTAAACTTAGCAAATTCATTCGAAACGTTGACGCCGTAGCGTGCAGGCTCNNNNNNNNNNNNNNNNNNNNNNNNNNNNNNNNNNNNNNNNNNNNNNNNNNNNNNNNNNNNNNNNNNNNNNNNNNNNNNNNNNNNNNNNNNNNNNNNNNNNNNNNNNNNNNNNNNNNNNNNNNNNNNNNNNNNNNNNNNNNNNNNNNNNNNNNNNNNNNNNNNNNNNNNNNNNNNNNNNNNNNNNNNNNNNNNNNNNNNNNNNNNNNNNNNNNNNNNNNNNNNNNNNNNNNNNNNNNNNNNNNNNNNNNNNNNNNNNNNNNNNNNNNNNNNNNNNNNNNNNNNNNNNNNNNNNNNNNNNNNNNNNNNNNNNNNNNNNNNNNNNNNNNNNNNNNNNNNNNNNNNNNNNNNNNNNNNNNNNNNNNNNNNNNNNNNNNNNNNNNNNNNNNNNNNNNNNNNNNNNNNNNNNNNNNNNNNNNNNNNNNNNNNNNNNNNNNNNNNNNNNNNNNNNNNNNNNNNNNNNNNNNNNNNNNNNNNNNNNNNNNNNNNNNNNNNNNNNNNNNTGCCCCGATCGGCGGTTCAGGACCCTTCTAAAACTGTTCAAACACTTTGTCGACGAACATAAGCAGAAAGGTTACGTGGTGTGCTGCCAGTCCAAGTTGTCTAGAAATATGGATATTGTTATGCACATGGCTCGGCACATTCAGCCTAGCGCGTTCAAGTAAGTAAGATGTGACCTCACTATGTCCAAAAGCTTTGGCCGATTCATTGAGTGCGAAAAAGAGGATTATTTTGCGTAATTTGGTCTTATAATATTTATTGTACCCCTTCAGGTGTGAAATTTGCGGGTTCATGGTGACGAGACCCCGGTTCCTGATTAACCATCGCCAGACTCATCTTCCCGAGGAACTAAAACCCCACGCCTGTCCGCACTGTCCAAAGAAATTCAGCTGGGAGAGAGGTCTGCATGTGCATATGAATCATCACAAACCCCCGGAGGAGCGTGTTTCGTTTCCGTGCCCGTTTTGTAACAAAATGTAAGCTTGATTCTCGTTTCTTTTAGTTTTGATTGCTTTTAATCGATTAACATTTTAGCTACAATACCGCTGGAGGGTTATCAACGCACAAACGAAATTATCACGCAGAGCAGCCAAAGAAAAAGGTGGTTCAGGTGTGCGAAATATGTGCGAAAACATTCGCGCATGGTTCTGCACTCAAAGAACACGTCAGAACTATGCACTTGGTGGACCAGAAATTTCAGCTCCAATGTAAGGTTTGCTCAAAGTGGGTTAAAAACGCCCGAGTTCTCAGGGTTCACTTGCAAACCCATTCGGAGATCGATTATGCCTGTGAACATTGTGATTATACAACGAAGAAAAAGTCTTTACTTTCCAAACATATTAAAACACACCATCAGCAAGAGCGACCCATCACATGTGACACATGCGGAGCGGCATTCAAACTTAGGCGGCAGCTATTATATCATATTAATATGAAGCACAAAAACACGCACGTCCGCTACAGGTGCAATTTCTGCCCAAGCACGTTCAGTTGCTCGACCAACTTCTACGCTCACCGCCGAAAGCAGCACCCGAAGGAACTAGAAGCCATGAACGAACAGAAGGAacaggagaaaaaaatcaaccgtATTAAAGCCGGCTTGGAACCAGATGATGTTCTCGCAACACACGAATCCTCGGCCGTCACCACAACAGAGGATGGAACTCGGATTATAACCATCAGCAGTATGCCGGATTCTAACATGAAATCGAATCAAACTATTCTGATAGAAGTTTCAGCTGAAGAAAGTCAGGGTTAGTTACAATTTTCCACATTGAttgattgtgtttttttgtaaataatcgtATCCGATATCCGTCTATCACTTCCAGTTcagaaaacaacaacttttggTTTGCAAGTTCCGAATGCAAATAACAATTGTGGAGCA
It includes:
- the LOC129747878 gene encoding zinc finger protein 879-like; amino-acid sequence: MDIVMHMARHIQPSAFKCEICGFMVTRPRFLINHRQTHLPEELKPHACPHCPKKFSWERGLHVHMNHHKPPEERVSFPCPFCNKIYNTAGGLSTHKRNYHAEQPKKKVVQVCEICAKTFAHGSALKEHVRTMHLVDQKFQLQCKVCSKWVKNARVLRVHLQTHSEIDYACEHCDYTTKKKSLLSKHIKTHHQQERPITCDTCGAAFKLRRQLLYHINMKHKNTHVRYRCNFCPSTFSCSTNFYAHRRKQHPKELEAMNEQKEQEKKINRIKAGLEPDDVLATHESSAVTTTEDGTRIITISSMPDSNMKSNQTILIEVSAEESQVQKTTTFGLQVPNANNNCGAF